The sequence below is a genomic window from Ottowia sp. SB7-C50.
CCTTCACCATTCCGGTGTTCGCGGTGTTTTATGGCGTCACGCTGCTGGGCGAAACGGTGACGACGTGGATGGTGTTCTGCGGCGTGATCGTGCTGTGCGGCACGGCGCTGGCGACGGGGTTGGTCAAGCTGCCGCTCGACCGTTGACTCTTTATTTGATAGCTGCCGGCGCCCTGTCCACGCCGACCGACAGCATTCTTTCCACATAACGGGCCATCAGGTCGACCTCCAGGTTGACAGGCGCACCGGCCGCCAGCGCGTGCAGCGCCGTGTTCTGCACGGTGTGCGGAATCAGGTTGATGCTGAATTCGCAGCCCGTGGCGTGATCGGTCACCGAATTCACCGTCAGGCTGACGCCATTGACGGTGATCGAACCCTTGTACGCCAGGTACTTGGCCAGCTCGCGCGGCGCCAGGATGCGCAGCTCGACGCTTTCGCCCACCGGCGCGAAGTGCGTCACCTGGCCAATGCCATCGACGTGGCCCGACACGATGTGCCCGCCCAGGCGATCGTGCGCGCGCAGGGCTTTTTCAAGATTGACCGGCCCCGTGCGATCCAGCCCCGCCGTGCGCGCCAGCGATTCGGCCGAGATGTCGATGGCAAAGCGCCCGGCGGCGGTGTCGATCTGCGTGGCCGTCATGCAGGCGCCATTGAGCGCAATGCTGTCGCCCAGGCCCACATCGTCCAGATAACCGGCAGGCGTCTGGATGACCAGTTGCTTGCCGTGCGCACTGCTGGCGCCCAGATCGCGCACTTCGGCGATGCGGCCAACCGCCGTAATGATGCCGGTGAACATGAAAAAAACCCCGCAAATAAATGGATGCCGAAGTTTCGCATGAAGCCAAGGGTGCGGCGGGCTGGCCAGGCAGTGGGACGAAAGCTTGCACAAGTCCTTGTCGCTATTGATTTTTGTCAGACAGCGCACTGGGTTGTGCTGCAGGGCCACATCACACTGCCCGCCATCCGCCGAAACGGGGTGTGGCTCTGCGCATGCCTCGCCTTCATAATCAGTAAGTTATCTTTTTCGCTTCCCAGGAGGGCCAATCATGAGCTGGTGTATGTCGATGGCAGGCCGCATGAAAGCCGCTGCTTGGGGTGCTGGCCGTCATCTTGGCCTTGCGGGGACGCTGATCTGGGCAGCGCTGACGCCCGCCGAATCGTTCGCGCAGGATGGAACGTCGGCAATTTTTGGCGACGCGGCCATCTCCGTGATGTTCATAGGGGACGTGGATGTCACAGGCAATGGCGATCCACCCGGAGTGCCCTTGAGCGGCGGCCTGGCCCTGACCTGCGCAAACGCGTCGGCCAGCGCGGCCCAGCTCAACTCGGGCCGCATTGATCCTCCAGGTGGGCCATTCTTGCCGGGGCTTCAGGCGACGAATTTTTATGAGGATGTGAACTTTCTGAACACCTACGGTGGCATGGACAACCTGCTGCCGTTCCGCGACTTCGATATCGAAGGTGCCGCTGCGCGCTTGGCCCCCGCCGCATGGACAACCGGCGACACCCGCGTCTGGGCCGATGCGCCCGCCGGATCGCGCTGGATTTACCCGCTGTTCGATGGCGAACCGGCACCCACCGGCCCGGAGACGCTGGCCTCCCTGTACTTCGGTGGCTGGTACATCCCGACCGCGGAAGAGGCCCGCAAGATGCGCGTGCAACTGACCTATCGGGCCGACGATCGATTGGTGGCGGTCTATCTCAACGACCTGCTGAAGCGCAACAACTTGCTGGCGACGCCCATCACGCGCGACACCTCCAGCGTCGGCACCCAACCCGGCGTGGTCGAGCTCAGCGGCTTTGTGCAAGGCGTCAACCTGCTGAGCCTAGTGGTCCACAGCACGCAAGGATCCAACCAGGCCGCCAACTACCAGGGCATTGCCGTGGCGTTTGACGCGTACTGCTACACGCCGCCGGCGACAGTCAATACGATGTCCGAATGGAGCTTGATGCTGCTGGGGCTGCTGGCGGCGGGGCTGGGCATGCGGCACGTGCGGCGACGAATCTGAACAAACGGTCTATCGCGCTTCGGAGAATGGCCGCCGTGTCTTCTAACCGCGCCTCTATGGGACAACCCAAGATCTATGGGACAACGCCAAGAAAAAAGGACTCAGCCTTGTGAGCTAAGTCCTTGATTCATAAGAATAAAATGGCGCGGCTGGCAGGATTCGAACCCACGACCCCTTGGTTCGTAGCTTCGCCGTCGAACCCAAGTCGTTGATTTTTCAGGCCGTCCATCGGCCCGGCGTCACGCTTTGTGCACTGTCCAGCACCGTGCACGAGTGAAGACTCACGCAATTCTCACGCAGGCTGATCCGCGCCTGCCGCCGACGATCCCACCCTGAACACGCCGCGTACAAGCGAGGCTGCGACCTTGAGCCCGCCAACTTGCCTCGATGCGCGAGAAGGCGCCATGGCGCGCCTCGTAAAACGTCAGCGCGCCCAAAACACATGGGGGATCGGGAAAAGCCTAATTTCCCTAATCGACATCACAAAACATCAATTTAGCTTTCTGCGACAACGACTTACGACGCAAACTAAACCCTGATAATTTCCTAATATTGACCTAATTGGATCAGGGTTGTAGTGGCTGATCTGGAGCCCGCTGTAGACCCATACAAATCAACAACTTACGCTCATATCAGGGTTTGCATCAGGAAAAATCAGGGTCTGACCTAATAGAGAAAGCTAGGCTGGGCGCGGCCTGGCGGCCCTTTTGGATGGTCCATCAGGGAAATTAGGCTTTTCCCGACCCCCCACCCATACCTTGACCGCACCTGGCCTGCCCGCACACCCGAGGACAAGCCCGCACCCATGAATACTTTCGACCCCACGAACCCCGCGGGCGCGGCGGGGTCACGACCGCGCGCCGGGGGCTGGGGGTGGGGTGGCGGCGGCGATGGATCGGGGGCTGGGTGCCGGCGGGGGTGGCGCGCAGGGACGTGGCTGGGGCTGCGCAGGCGGGCGCTGGCGGGGTGATCGGGCGCGGAGACGGGGCTGGGTGGCCAGGGGGGTGCTGTCGGGCCGCCACGGGGCTGCTGGCGCGCCTGTGCGGCGCGCAGCAAAAAGGCCCCATCGGGGGCCTTTCGTGCTTTGATTTTTATAGCTGCTTGCGCTTATCCATCAAGCGCTACGGCCTTATTTGTCTAGCCAGTCATCCACCCAGCACGGCGTCTTTCCCTGCGCCGCTGGCCGCCTCGCCGGGTAGGCTGTAGGGCCTGAAGCTGATCACCTCCGCGCCTAGCCAGTCGTTGAGGGCCAGCATGCGCTGCTGGATGGGCTCCACCTCGTTCTTGAAGAAGACCTGCGCCGCCGCCCCGATGCTGCCGAAGCCGCCCGTATTGTTGGGCACGATGCCCAGCAGCTGGGGCGGCACGCGGTGCACTGCCAGCACGTCGTCACGGCTCACGTTCTTGATGTTGAGGAAGTCGTCCTTGGCCGCCACCTCGCCGACCGGGATCAGCTGCACCCCGTCTTTTTTTCCTTCGGGGCTGTAGAGGAACAGGTTCCTGAAATTTCCGACCCCTTTGCTTTCCTTGAGCGCCTTGCGAATCGCATCGATGTCGTCCTGCTGCTGCGCCGGGTCGGTGATGTACAGGATGAAGCCCGCATGGCTGCCGTTGTTGTAGTACCGGCGCCGAAACAGCGTGGCCGACTCGTTCAGCAGCGCCGACTGCAGCGCCGCCAGGTACTCCGGCAGCCCGTACACCTCCTGGTTCACCTCCTCCTGGCGCAGGTGCCACACCGACCCGCGCGCAAATTCGTGCTCCTGCTGCCAGCCGCGCACGAAGTAGTAGCGGTCCAGATCCTGCCCTCGCCGCGTGTATTTGGCCAGGCTGTGGCGCAACGCCAGCGGCCGGCCCAGCCGGTTGTCCACCCGCTCAAGATAGGCGTTGCCAAACACCAGCCAGTCCAGCGTGAAGGCCGCAAAGGCCTCGCGCGACAACAACGGATGCGGCTCGAATGTGCTCACCAGCATGTTGCGCTTGAAGTGGACCGCGCTGGCGTGGTGCCCGTTCGCGCGCAGCGTGCGCGCCAGATCCTCCAGCGGCACAGGCGTCTCATACCAGCGCCCGTTGAACCACGATTCCACGTAGTCCAGCACCTCGCGGCTGTCCAGTACTGGAACCGGGTCACCAAAGGTGAAGCCCTGCAGATTCGCCGGTTGCTTGCTATCAATTTTGTCGTCGTTCATGACATCTCCATGATGTTTGCCTGCCCGCCGGGTTGACCGTCCAGCGGCTCGTTGTCCAATGCATGCATCACCGCCCAGGCCAGGTCGGCGTGCCCCGTTTTCTCGTTGCGCCCCGCGTCGTAGGTCACCCCCCCGGCCGCTGCCCGTCAGCACCCGCTTGATGCTCAGAAACGCGTGCGCCATCTCCACCCAGCCCGCGTCAAACTGCAGGCGCCTGGCCGTGATCACGCTCTTGGCCTTCAGCACCAGGCGCGTCTTCACCTCCACGTTGTAGGTGTAGGCCCGCGCCTGCGGAAAGAACTTGCGCACCAGCTGATACACCCCCTGGCCAATGCCCGTCGTGTCGATGCCCATGTACGCCACGTAATAGCGCTGCGTGATCTTCTTGATCGCCTCCGCCTGCGCCTCGAAGTCCATGCCCTTGAACTGGTGCCGCTCCAGCACCCTGAACACCCCGCCCGGCCGCATCGGCGGCGCCACCACCACGCAGCCCGCCGTGTCGCCCGTGTGGCTCGGGTCATAGCCCAGCCACACCGCGTTGAAGCCGTAGGGCCGCGCCGCGAACGGCTTCACATCGCCCCACTCGTCCCAGCTGTCCACCATGCAAGGGCGCAGCTCGCCCAGCGGAAACACCGAATACGTGTCGTCGATGAACCCGCACATCAGCAGGTTCTCGTACTCGTCCGGCGTGTATTCCAGCCGCAGCTCCTCCAGGTCGAACAAGTCGCACCCACCCGCCACCGCATCCTCGATGGTCACGATGTGCCGCCAGATCCGGTCTGCCCCCGTGTGCCCCGGCGCCAGCCACGTGTGGCTGGTGTCGATCGTCACCTGCTGCTCCTTCGGCCGCCGCCGGTTGAAGCGCTCGCCCGACCACAGCGGGTAAGCCTCGTGCGTGATCGATGACGGCGTGCTGAAGTACGTCTTGCGCCACTTCTTGTGCAGCGCCATCGCGCTCGCCACCTTGTTCAGCTCCTCAAACCGCATCGACCAGAAAAACTCGTCGAAGTAGAAGTCGCCGTGATAGCCCTGCGCCGTCCGCGCGTTGTTACCCAGAAAGTACAGGTGCGCCCCATTCGCCAGCACGATCGGGTCGCCCGACAGCTCCACCCCGCACGCCTCGAAAGCGAACTGCTGGATGTACTGCTTGAAGATGTGCGACTGCGCCTTGCTGGCCGACAAAAAAATCTGGTTGTGCCCCGTCTCGATCGCCTTGGCCAGCGCCTCGCGCGCAAAGTACCAGGTCGCCCCGATCTGGCGACTCTTCAGGATCATCCGCGTGCGCTCATCCCGGTTCTGCCGCCACAAATGCTGGTACTGAAACAGCTCGTCTCGAAAAGCCGTCTGCAGCTGCTCTACCTGCGCATCGGTGAAGTGGTTGCGCTCCTTGTGCCGCACCCCCGGCTTGCCCTTGCCCTTGTTCTCGCGCGCCGGGTTCAGGTCACTCTCGCGCCCCGTCGCCTCGTACTTGTCGATGCGCGCCATGCGCTCCAGCTGCCGCCCCAGCAGATCAATCTCCTTGAAGTCCGTGCCTGATTTCTGGGTCTTGTTGACCAGCTGCACCATCCGTACTTCAATCTGCGCTGCCACCCGGTCAATGGGCCGCGCATCGTCCCACCCATCGCGGCTCTTCCAGCTCTGAACGGTCTGCTTGGCCAGGCCAAACAGGCGGGCGATCTCGGTCACTCGCCAGCCTTGCCAATACAGCGCGCGCGCCTGCACCCGCTGCGCGTCGGCCGGCAGAAGTGGCATGGCGTCCGGCGTCACCTCGGTGGCCGGCGGCGCCTCATCGATGGCGGTGGGCGGTGCGTCCGCGTGCGTACTCACGCCGCGAGTGTCCCGGCCCGCCCCCGCCAGACGCTCCCTTTTTTGCAGCCCCACCCACCCTTTGCACTGTAGAGCCGCGTCACACATACGCAGTGCATTGAGCGTGCGCGTTGGGGCGGCGACCATGCACCCGTCACACATCAGGCGCCGCGGCGCTGGAGCAACCACCGAGACCACCCCGATGAAAAAATCGATCTTCACCGCCCTGGCATTTGCCATCACCCTCGCCATCGGCTTCGGCACCGCCGCCATGGCCGGCCACCCCGTGCCGGGCGACCTGCTCGGCGCCGCGCTCTCGCCCGACGCGCTGCACGGCCTGGGCCTCGCGGGCGCCCTGCCGCTGGCCATCGGCAAAACCAAGGCCTTCCGCGTCGCCACCGAAGGCGCCACCACCGACGGCCGCCGCATCGAGCGCAACTGGATCGAGCAGATGGCCAAGAACTTCGACCCCAAGAAGTACGGCGCCCGCGTCTGGTTGGAGCACTTCCGCGGCATCTTCCCTGACGGCCCCTTCCGCGCCTACGGTGATGTCACCGCTGTCGAAGCCCGCACCGTCGAAGACGGCAAGCTCGCCCTGTTCGCGCAGATCGACCCCTCGCCCGACCTGGTCAAGATCGTCAACGACCAGAAGCAGAAGGTCTACACCAGCATCGAAGTCAACCCCAAGTTCGCCGACTCCGGCGAGGCCTACCTCGTCGGCCTGGCCGTCACCGACAGCCCCGCCAGCCTCGGCACCGAGATGCTGCAGTTCGCCCAGCAGCACCCCAACGCCAACCCGCTCACCAAGCGCAAGCAGGACACCGGCAACCTGTTCACCGAAGCCGTCGAAACCGCCATCGAGCTCGAAGCCGACGACACCACCGGCGCCGATGCGCAAGCCTTCAGCGACCGCATCAAGGGCATCGTCGCCAAAGCCTTCGGCCGCCAGAAGGCCGGCGCCGACCAGCGCTTCACCGACATCGCCCAAGGCCTGGACGAGCTGGCCACCGCCATCACCGAACAGTCGACCAACCAGGCCGCCGCTTTCGCTGAACTGCAAGACGCGCACGACCAGCTGGCCACCGACTTCGCCACGCTGAAGAAGGCCCACGACGACCTGCTGGCCCAGCTCGACCGCATGCCCGCGCAACAGCACACCCAGCGCCCCACCGCCCACGGCGGCGCCGGCAACGTGCTCACCGACTGCTGATCGACCCCGCCAACGCCGCCCACCCCAACACCCCCGAAGGACCACCATGCATCCGCAAACCCGCCAGGCCCTCAACGCCTACTTCACCCAGCTGGCCCAGCTCAACGGCGTCTCCAACGTGCACGAAGCGTTCAACGTCGCCCCCAGCGTGCAGCAGAAGCTGGAAAACAAGATCCAGGAGAGCAGCGCCTTCCTGTCCAAGATCAACATCATCGGCGTGCGCGAAATGTGGGGCGACAAGCTCGGCCTGGGTGTCAGCAGCCCCATCGCCAGCCGCACCGACACCAACACCAAGGACCGCCAGACCCGCGACGTCCACACGCTCGATACGCGCCGCTACACCTGCGTTCAGACCAACTACGACACGCACCTGCGCTACAACACCATCGACAGCTGGGCCAAGTTCCCCGACTTCCAGGCCCGCGTCCGCGATGCCATCGTCAAGCGCCAGGCGCTCGACCGCATGACCATCGGCTTTCACGGCGCCAGCGCTGCCGCCGACACCGACCTGGTCGCCAACCCGCTGCTGCAAGACGTCAACATCGGCTGGCTCAAGCACATCGAGGTCGACGCCCCGGCCCGCGTGCTCACCGGCGGCGCCACCGCCGGCAGCGTCAAGGTCGGCGCCACGGGCGACTACAAGAACCTCGACGCCGCCGTGTACGACAACATCCAGCTGCTCGACCCCTGGTTCCGCGAAGACCCGGGCCTGGTCGCCGTCATGGGCCGCGACCTGCTGCACGACAAGTACTTCCCGCTGGTCAACACCACGCAGCCGCCCACCGAAACGCTGGCCGCCGACCTGGTCATCAGCCAGAAGCGCATCGGCGGCCTGCAGGCCGTCGCCGTGCCGTACTTCCCGGCCAACGCCATCCTGATCACCCGTCTCGACAACCTGTCCATCTACTACCAGGACAGCGCGCGCCGCCGCAACCTCATCGACAACCCCAAGCGCGACCGCATCGAGAACTACGAAAGCTCCAACGACGCCTTCGTGGTCGAAGAGTACGGCGCCTGCGCCCTGGTGAAAAACATCACCCTGGTCTGACCGCAGACCGCCTCGCCGGCACCCTCGTGACCCTCAAAGCGGTGCCGGCGCGCACCGCTTTTGTTTTTTCTCAAGGACCGACCGCATGCCCGACAGCACCCATCCAGCCCGCCCCCTCAGCCCCGCGCGCGCCCACCTGCAGCGCATCGCCGCCAGCCAGGCCGCCGCCCCGGCCCAGGCCAGCGCGGCCGGCAGCGAGCATGAATTGCTCATGGCCCAGCTGTACGAGCACACCCGCCAGCTCAAGGCCATCAAGTCGGTCGAAAAGAAGATCGAAGCCAAGCGCGAATTCGTCGCCGCGTACGACACCTATCTCGGCGGCGTCATCGAAGCCGACCACGGCGGTGCCGACCCCATCGTCACCACCCTGCTGGTCTGGAACATCGACGCCGGCCGCTACGAAAGCGCCCTGGCCATCGCCGAATACGTGCTCCAGCACAACCTGCAG
It includes:
- a CDS encoding riboflavin synthase, which translates into the protein MFTGIITAVGRIAEVRDLGASSAHGKQLVIQTPAGYLDDVGLGDSIALNGACMTATQIDTAAGRFAIDISAESLARTAGLDRTGPVNLEKALRAHDRLGGHIVSGHVDGIGQVTHFAPVGESVELRILAPRELAKYLAYKGSITVNGVSLTVNSVTDHATGCEFSINLIPHTVQNTALHALAAGAPVNLEVDLMARYVERMLSVGVDRAPAAIK
- a CDS encoding IPTL-CTERM sorting domain-containing protein; this translates as MSWCMSMAGRMKAAAWGAGRHLGLAGTLIWAALTPAESFAQDGTSAIFGDAAISVMFIGDVDVTGNGDPPGVPLSGGLALTCANASASAAQLNSGRIDPPGGPFLPGLQATNFYEDVNFLNTYGGMDNLLPFRDFDIEGAAARLAPAAWTTGDTRVWADAPAGSRWIYPLFDGEPAPTGPETLASLYFGGWYIPTAEEARKMRVQLTYRADDRLVAVYLNDLLKRNNLLATPITRDTSSVGTQPGVVELSGFVQGVNLLSLVVHSTQGSNQAANYQGIAVAFDAYCYTPPATVNTMSEWSLMLLGLLAAGLGMRHVRRRI
- a CDS encoding phage portal protein, which translates into the protein MNDDKIDSKQPANLQGFTFGDPVPVLDSREVLDYVESWFNGRWYETPVPLEDLARTLRANGHHASAVHFKRNMLVSTFEPHPLLSREAFAAFTLDWLVFGNAYLERVDNRLGRPLALRHSLAKYTRRGQDLDRYYFVRGWQQEHEFARGSVWHLRQEEVNQEVYGLPEYLAALQSALLNESATLFRRRYYNNGSHAGFILYITDPAQQQDDIDAIRKALKESKGVGNFRNLFLYSPEGKKDGVQLIPVGEVAAKDDFLNIKNVSRDDVLAVHRVPPQLLGIVPNNTGGFGSIGAAAQVFFKNEVEPIQQRMLALNDWLGAEVISFRPYSLPGEAASGAGKDAVLGG
- a CDS encoding GPO family capsid scaffolding protein, producing the protein MKKSIFTALAFAITLAIGFGTAAMAGHPVPGDLLGAALSPDALHGLGLAGALPLAIGKTKAFRVATEGATTDGRRIERNWIEQMAKNFDPKKYGARVWLEHFRGIFPDGPFRAYGDVTAVEARTVEDGKLALFAQIDPSPDLVKIVNDQKQKVYTSIEVNPKFADSGEAYLVGLAVTDSPASLGTEMLQFAQQHPNANPLTKRKQDTGNLFTEAVETAIELEADDTTGADAQAFSDRIKGIVAKAFGRQKAGADQRFTDIAQGLDELATAITEQSTNQAAAFAELQDAHDQLATDFATLKKAHDDLLAQLDRMPAQQHTQRPTAHGGAGNVLTDC
- a CDS encoding phage major capsid protein, P2 family; amino-acid sequence: MHPQTRQALNAYFTQLAQLNGVSNVHEAFNVAPSVQQKLENKIQESSAFLSKINIIGVREMWGDKLGLGVSSPIASRTDTNTKDRQTRDVHTLDTRRYTCVQTNYDTHLRYNTIDSWAKFPDFQARVRDAIVKRQALDRMTIGFHGASAAADTDLVANPLLQDVNIGWLKHIEVDAPARVLTGGATAGSVKVGATGDYKNLDAAVYDNIQLLDPWFREDPGLVAVMGRDLLHDKYFPLVNTTQPPTETLAADLVISQKRIGGLQAVAVPYFPANAILITRLDNLSIYYQDSARRRNLIDNPKRDRIENYESSNDAFVVEEYGACALVKNITLV